From a single bacterium genomic region:
- a CDS encoding DUF2723 domain-containing protein, giving the protein MSKKEYMWGFIISTLAVFGIYLYTVQPSLSFWDCGEFIACGYSLGVPHPPGSPLYTLLNKILCFIPFGKEIAFRVNMGSVISGAITAGLLWVIAAKILVKMKTPQTKMEHFIISLSAGVGAMLGSLAYTCWWGAVEAEVYRMASLMVMLCVFWILRWQDEIQTSDNKRFLFLITYIFALSVGIQLMPMLTAPAIFLFILLNKKDLDSLRFIAITMPFLALFMGMSLVLVGIIGVAVIIFLVVTYRKEMFDGKFIGLVVVGFLLGIGSYSYLMIRAHHNPYINEAAPTDIPKLWDVFSRTQYGPAKLGVSTILKRETETPENKYNMVQAFVYQIKFFTDYLTWQWVPYPRQSRWEGEIASNFTKLSSLFFNIIFIGIGLFGMWTHYRKEKRTFWLMFTLLLTLTFILTFYMNFKFSPSDTNPLHKPAEVRERHYFYDSAFTLFGWYIGIGVWGVITLLRNKWYQRIMSPVLGLLVLVPIFGNFNSHINRRGNWIPDDYAYNMLSSCDDGAVIFTNGDNDTFPLWFAQTVKKIKPKLMVANLSLLNTDWYIKQLRSWGAPISFTDYEAENLIPFPVIKNGEPVKDKTLFVKDLAVRDMLATNSGFKFEPKIFMPIKRTALPKKYREKIPADMELIRPDYYVKRIPREYWVRLPEEYFLPAEDFANIVM; this is encoded by the coding sequence TTAGCCGTATTTGGAATTTATCTTTATACCGTTCAGCCTTCTTTATCTTTCTGGGATTGCGGAGAATTTATTGCCTGTGGTTATTCTCTGGGAGTCCCGCATCCTCCGGGCTCACCATTGTATACCCTGCTTAATAAAATATTATGCTTTATCCCGTTTGGAAAAGAAATTGCATTCAGGGTAAATATGGGGTCGGTAATAAGCGGAGCCATTACCGCAGGTTTGTTATGGGTAATAGCCGCGAAAATACTTGTAAAAATGAAAACTCCTCAAACCAAAATGGAACATTTTATCATATCATTAAGCGCCGGTGTAGGAGCTATGCTCGGGTCTTTGGCATATACTTGCTGGTGGGGCGCAGTGGAAGCGGAAGTTTATAGAATGGCTTCTTTGATGGTTATGCTATGTGTGTTCTGGATATTAAGATGGCAGGATGAAATTCAGACTTCAGATAATAAAAGATTTTTATTTTTGATTACCTATATATTTGCGCTTTCCGTTGGAATACAACTAATGCCAATGCTTACTGCGCCTGCAATATTCTTATTCATATTGTTGAATAAAAAAGATTTGGATAGTTTAAGATTTATAGCAATAACAATGCCGTTTCTTGCCCTTTTTATGGGAATGTCGCTTGTTCTCGTTGGGATAATAGGAGTAGCAGTAATAATTTTCCTGGTAGTAACTTATCGTAAAGAAATGTTTGATGGAAAATTTATCGGGCTTGTAGTGGTCGGTTTTTTATTGGGAATAGGTAGCTATTCCTATCTTATGATAAGAGCGCATCATAATCCGTATATTAATGAAGCTGCTCCTACGGATATTCCGAAATTATGGGATGTTTTTTCAAGAACGCAGTATGGCCCTGCAAAACTTGGCGTAAGCACGATACTTAAAAGAGAAACAGAAACTCCGGAAAATAAATATAATATGGTACAGGCATTTGTATACCAGATCAAATTTTTTACGGATTATCTTACATGGCAGTGGGTCCCGTATCCAAGACAATCAAGATGGGAAGGAGAAATAGCTTCCAATTTCACTAAACTATCCAGCTTGTTTTTTAATATCATTTTTATAGGAATCGGATTGTTTGGTATGTGGACGCATTATAGGAAAGAAAAGCGTACATTCTGGTTGATGTTTACTTTGCTGCTTACGTTGACTTTCATCCTTACTTTTTATATGAATTTTAAGTTTTCGCCTTCCGACACTAATCCTCTACATAAACCCGCAGAAGTAAGAGAACGACATTATTTCTATGACTCGGCATTTACTTTGTTCGGCTGGTACATTGGTATTGGAGTATGGGGGGTAATAACGCTATTAAGAAATAAATGGTACCAGAGAATTATGTCTCCTGTTCTTGGGCTACTCGTTTTAGTTCCTATTTTTGGTAATTTCAACTCACATATAAACAGACGCGGGAACTGGATTCCTGACGATTATGCATATAATATGCTTAGTTCTTGTGATGATGGTGCCGTAATATTTACAAATGGAGATAATGATACATTCCCATTGTGGTTTGCGCAGACAGTAAAAAAGATTAAACCTAAATTAATGGTAGCGAACCTGTCTTTACTTAATACGGATTGGTATATAAAACAACTGAGAAGCTGGGGTGCGCCTATTTCTTTTACGGATTATGAGGCTGAAAATCTTATTCCTTTCCCTGTCATTAAAAATGGGGAACCCGTAAAAGATAAAACTTTATTCGTAAAAGATTTGGCAGTAAGAGATATGCTTGCCACTAATAGCGGATTCAAGTTTGAACCTAAGATTTTTATGCCCATTAAAAGAACGGCATTGCCTAAAAAGTATAGAGAAAAAATCCCGGCAGATATGGAACTCATTCGCCCGGATTATTATGTAAAACGCATTCCAAGAGAATACTGGGTCAGGTTGCCCGAAGAATATTTCTTGCCTGCAGAAGATTTTGCCAATATAGTTATGA